Proteins encoded together in one Zonotrichia leucophrys gambelii isolate GWCS_2022_RI chromosome 1, RI_Zleu_2.0, whole genome shotgun sequence window:
- the CHMP2B gene encoding charged multivesicular body protein 2b, protein MASLFKKKTVDDIIKEQNRELRGTQRAISRDRAALEKQEKQLELEIKKMAKTGNKEACKVLAKQLVQLRKQKNRTYAVSSKVTSMSTQTKVMNSQMKMAGAMSATAKTMQAVNKKMDPQKTLQTMQNFQKENMKMDMTEEMINDTLDDIFDASDEEEETQDIVNQVLDEIGIEISGKMAKAPSAARGLPSASASSAATISDEEIERQLKALGVD, encoded by the exons ATGGCCTCGCTCTTCAAGAAGAAGACCGTGGACG atATAATAAAGGAGCAAAATCGAGAGTTAAGAGGTACACAGAGGGCTATAAGCAGAGATAGAGCAGCACTTGAAAAACAGGAGAAACAACTG GAATTGGAAATCAAGAAAATGGCTAAGACTGGCAACAAAGAGGCCTGCAAAGTGCTGGCAAAGCAGCTGGTGCAGCTGCGGAAGCAGAAGAACAGAACCTATGCTGTGAGCTCCAAAGTCACCTCCATGTCCACCCAAACCAAGGTCATGAACTCCCAGATGAAGATGGCAGGAGCTATGTCAGCCACAGCAAAA ACAATGCAAGCAGTTAATAAGAAAATGGATCCACAAAAGACACTACAAACTATGCAGAatttccagaaggaaaacatgAAGATGGACATGACTGAAGAGATGA tTAATGATACTCTGGATGACATTTTTGATGCTTctgatgaagaggaagaaaccCAAGATATTGTTAACCAAGTGCTTGACGAGATCGGGATTGAAATCTCTGGCAAG ATGGCCAAAGCTCCCTCAGCCGCGCGCGGTTTGCCCTCGGCGTCGGCCTCGAGCGCCGCCACCATCTCGGACGAGGAGATCGAGCGCCAGCTCAAAGCCCTGGGCGTGGATTAA
- the POU1F1 gene encoding pituitary-specific positive transcription factor 1 isoform X3: protein MPCIRKILQNNEGLHYSVPSCHYGNQPSTYGVMAGIKSATPEMLSASLSQTRILQTCSMPHPNVVNGVSTLQSGLTPCLYKFPEHALGASSCALGHGFAALPQPLLTEEPAEFKQEFRRKSKPAEEPVDMDSPEIRELEKFANEFKLRRIKLGYTQTNVGEALAAVHGSEFSQTTICRFENLQLSFKNACKLKSILSKWLEEAEQVGALYNEKVGVNERKRKRRTTISIAAKEALERHFGEQSKPSSQEIMRMAEGLNLEKEVVRVWFCNRRQREKRVKTSLHQNAFSSIIKEHHECR, encoded by the exons GCCTGCACTACTCCGTGCCCTCCTGTCACTATGGGAATCAACCTTCCACCTACGGGGTGATGGCAG GCATCAAGTCTGCAACTCCAGAGATGCTCTCAGCAAGTCTCTCCCAGACTCGTATCTTACAGACCTGCAGCATGCCTCACCCCAATGTGGTAAATGGTGTCAGCACCTTGCAAA GTGGCCTGACGCCCTGCCTGTACAAGTTCCCGGAGCACGCGCTGggtgccagctcctgtgccctgggccaCGGCTTCGcggccctgccccagcccctgctcaccgAGGAGCCCGCGGAGTTCAAGCAGGAGTTCCGCAGGAAGAGCAAGCCCGCCGAGGAGCCCGTGGACATGGACTCCCCCGAGATCAGGGAGCTGGAGAAATTCGCCAACGAGTTCAAGCTGCGGAGAATCAAGCTGG GTTATACCCAAACCAACGTTGGAGaggccctggctgctgtgcatgGCTCCGAGTTCAGCCAGACGACGATTTGCCGCTTTGAGAACTTGCAGCTGAGCTTCAAGAACGCCTGCAAACTGAAATCCATCCTGTCCAAGTGGCTGGAGGAAGCAGAACAAGTGGGAG cTTTGTATAATGAAAAAGTTGGGGTGAATGAACGGAAGAGGAAGCGCAGAACCACCATAAG CATCGCTGCCAAGGAAGCCCTGGAGAGGCACTTTGGAGAACAAAGTAAACCATCTTCTCAGGAAATCATGAGGATGGCTGAGGGGCTCAATCTTGAGAAGGAAGTCGTGAGAGTTTGGTTTTGCAATagaagacaaagagaaaaaagagtgAAGACCAGTTTACACCAGAATGCCTTCAGTTCTATTATCAAGGAGCACCACGAATGCCGGTGA
- the POU1F1 gene encoding pituitary-specific positive transcription factor 1 isoform X2: MSCQAFASSDTFVPLNSDSSPSLPLIMHHSAAECLQVSNHTTNVVSTGLHYSVPSCHYGNQPSTYGVMAGIKSATPEMLSASLSQTRILQTCSMPHPNVVNGVSTLQSGLTPCLYKFPEHALGASSCALGHGFAALPQPLLTEEPAEFKQEFRRKSKPAEEPVDMDSPEIRELEKFANEFKLRRIKLGYTQTNVGEALAAVHGSEFSQTTICRFENLQLSFKNACKLKSILSKWLEEAEQVGALYNEKVGVNERKRKRRTTISIAAKEALERHFGEQSKPSSQEIMRMAEGLNLEKEVVRVWFCNRRQREKRVKTSLHQNAFSSIIKEHHECR; this comes from the exons ATGAGCTGCCAAGCATTTGCTTCCTCAGACACCTTTGTGCCCTTGAATTCTGactcttctccctccctgcctctgaTAATGCACCACAGCGCTGCAGAGTGCCTGCAGGTCTCCAACCACACCACCAATGTTGTGTCTACAG GCCTGCACTACTCCGTGCCCTCCTGTCACTATGGGAATCAACCTTCCACCTACGGGGTGATGGCAG GCATCAAGTCTGCAACTCCAGAGATGCTCTCAGCAAGTCTCTCCCAGACTCGTATCTTACAGACCTGCAGCATGCCTCACCCCAATGTGGTAAATGGTGTCAGCACCTTGCAAA GTGGCCTGACGCCCTGCCTGTACAAGTTCCCGGAGCACGCGCTGggtgccagctcctgtgccctgggccaCGGCTTCGcggccctgccccagcccctgctcaccgAGGAGCCCGCGGAGTTCAAGCAGGAGTTCCGCAGGAAGAGCAAGCCCGCCGAGGAGCCCGTGGACATGGACTCCCCCGAGATCAGGGAGCTGGAGAAATTCGCCAACGAGTTCAAGCTGCGGAGAATCAAGCTGG GTTATACCCAAACCAACGTTGGAGaggccctggctgctgtgcatgGCTCCGAGTTCAGCCAGACGACGATTTGCCGCTTTGAGAACTTGCAGCTGAGCTTCAAGAACGCCTGCAAACTGAAATCCATCCTGTCCAAGTGGCTGGAGGAAGCAGAACAAGTGGGAG cTTTGTATAATGAAAAAGTTGGGGTGAATGAACGGAAGAGGAAGCGCAGAACCACCATAAG CATCGCTGCCAAGGAAGCCCTGGAGAGGCACTTTGGAGAACAAAGTAAACCATCTTCTCAGGAAATCATGAGGATGGCTGAGGGGCTCAATCTTGAGAAGGAAGTCGTGAGAGTTTGGTTTTGCAATagaagacaaagagaaaaaagagtgAAGACCAGTTTACACCAGAATGCCTTCAGTTCTATTATCAAGGAGCACCACGAATGCCGGTGA
- the POU1F1 gene encoding pituitary-specific positive transcription factor 1 isoform X1 has translation MSCQAFASSDTFVPLNSDSSPSLPLIMHHSAAECLQVSNHTTNVVSTVSSVFSLLPTRACSCVGFAATTPGHPWPGLHYSVPSCHYGNQPSTYGVMAGIKSATPEMLSASLSQTRILQTCSMPHPNVVNGVSTLQSGLTPCLYKFPEHALGASSCALGHGFAALPQPLLTEEPAEFKQEFRRKSKPAEEPVDMDSPEIRELEKFANEFKLRRIKLGYTQTNVGEALAAVHGSEFSQTTICRFENLQLSFKNACKLKSILSKWLEEAEQVGALYNEKVGVNERKRKRRTTISIAAKEALERHFGEQSKPSSQEIMRMAEGLNLEKEVVRVWFCNRRQREKRVKTSLHQNAFSSIIKEHHECR, from the exons ATGAGCTGCCAAGCATTTGCTTCCTCAGACACCTTTGTGCCCTTGAATTCTGactcttctccctccctgcctctgaTAATGCACCACAGCGCTGCAGAGTGCCTGCAGGTCTCCAACCACACCACCAATGTTGTGTCTACAG TCTCgtctgttttctctttgctccCAACTCGTGCGTGTTCGTGCGTTGGCTTTGCCGCGACGACGCCGGGACACCCTTGGCCAGGCCTGCACTACTCCGTGCCCTCCTGTCACTATGGGAATCAACCTTCCACCTACGGGGTGATGGCAG GCATCAAGTCTGCAACTCCAGAGATGCTCTCAGCAAGTCTCTCCCAGACTCGTATCTTACAGACCTGCAGCATGCCTCACCCCAATGTGGTAAATGGTGTCAGCACCTTGCAAA GTGGCCTGACGCCCTGCCTGTACAAGTTCCCGGAGCACGCGCTGggtgccagctcctgtgccctgggccaCGGCTTCGcggccctgccccagcccctgctcaccgAGGAGCCCGCGGAGTTCAAGCAGGAGTTCCGCAGGAAGAGCAAGCCCGCCGAGGAGCCCGTGGACATGGACTCCCCCGAGATCAGGGAGCTGGAGAAATTCGCCAACGAGTTCAAGCTGCGGAGAATCAAGCTGG GTTATACCCAAACCAACGTTGGAGaggccctggctgctgtgcatgGCTCCGAGTTCAGCCAGACGACGATTTGCCGCTTTGAGAACTTGCAGCTGAGCTTCAAGAACGCCTGCAAACTGAAATCCATCCTGTCCAAGTGGCTGGAGGAAGCAGAACAAGTGGGAG cTTTGTATAATGAAAAAGTTGGGGTGAATGAACGGAAGAGGAAGCGCAGAACCACCATAAG CATCGCTGCCAAGGAAGCCCTGGAGAGGCACTTTGGAGAACAAAGTAAACCATCTTCTCAGGAAATCATGAGGATGGCTGAGGGGCTCAATCTTGAGAAGGAAGTCGTGAGAGTTTGGTTTTGCAATagaagacaaagagaaaaaagagtgAAGACCAGTTTACACCAGAATGCCTTCAGTTCTATTATCAAGGAGCACCACGAATGCCGGTGA